From a single Adhaeribacter swui genomic region:
- a CDS encoding ammonium transporter, whose product MKERLSIIPFLILVTISILGVFLADIPTKPMSTDGIVAGDVAWMLGAAGLVLLMTPGLALFYGGMVSAKNMISTMLQSFICMGIISILWVVVGFSLAFGDSIGGLIGDPRTYFMFRGILESKPWTLASTIPLVLFAFFQLKFAVIAPALITGSFSERIKFTSYILFVCLFSMFIYAPIAHWTWHPDGILFKMGVLDFAGGTVVHISAGCAALAAALYLGQRKTGQMHTTPANIPYVLIGTGLLWFGWFGFNAGSAVGANILAAIALATTNTAAASAGIAWILFDAVKGKKPSAMGFCIGSVVGLVAITPAAGFVTIPNSIFIGTAASIISNTVVAWRTKSSIDDTLDVFPCHGVGAIVGTLLTGVFAHQAINPANTTGNGLLYGETKLFLMHLAALGIVIGFSFVGSLILLKITDLISPLGVTREEEIAGLDLTQHGEQVLASV is encoded by the coding sequence GTGAAAGAACGGTTATCCATTATTCCCTTCTTAATTTTAGTTACCATCAGTATTTTGGGGGTGTTTTTAGCCGATATACCCACAAAACCTATGTCGACGGATGGAATTGTAGCGGGTGACGTAGCCTGGATGCTGGGCGCGGCCGGTTTGGTTTTACTCATGACACCCGGACTTGCCCTTTTTTATGGGGGCATGGTAAGTGCCAAGAACATGATCTCGACCATGCTGCAAAGTTTTATTTGCATGGGTATTATCAGTATTCTGTGGGTAGTGGTAGGCTTTAGTCTGGCTTTCGGCGATTCCATTGGCGGTTTAATCGGCGACCCGCGGACGTACTTTATGTTCCGTGGCATCTTAGAAAGCAAACCCTGGACCTTGGCCAGCACTATTCCGCTGGTATTGTTTGCTTTTTTTCAGCTAAAGTTTGCGGTTATTGCGCCGGCTTTAATTACCGGTTCTTTCTCAGAACGCATTAAGTTTACTTCTTACATATTGTTCGTTTGTTTGTTCAGCATGTTTATCTACGCCCCTATTGCGCACTGGACCTGGCACCCCGATGGCATTTTGTTTAAAATGGGAGTGTTGGACTTTGCTGGTGGCACGGTAGTGCATATTTCGGCGGGTTGTGCCGCCTTAGCAGCGGCTTTATACTTAGGCCAACGTAAAACCGGCCAGATGCATACTACTCCGGCTAACATACCTTACGTATTAATTGGTACTGGTTTGTTGTGGTTTGGCTGGTTTGGCTTTAACGCGGGTTCGGCAGTAGGCGCTAACATTCTGGCGGCAATTGCACTGGCTACCACTAACACCGCGGCAGCTTCGGCGGGTATTGCCTGGATTTTGTTTGATGCCGTGAAAGGTAAAAAGCCTTCGGCTATGGGTTTTTGCATTGGCTCGGTAGTAGGATTGGTGGCAATTACACCGGCGGCTGGTTTTGTAACTATTCCGAACAGCATTTTTATTGGTACGGCGGCCAGCATCATTAGCAATACCGTAGTAGCCTGGCGCACCAAATCGTCTATCGACGATACTTTAGATGTTTTTCCGTGCCACGGGGTAGGCGCTATTGTGGGCACGCTTTTAACGGGCGTTTTTGCCCATCAGGCCATTAACCCAGCCAATACTACCGGTAATGGTTTATTATACGGCGAAACCAAGCTGTTTTTAATGCACCTGGCTGCCTTAGGTATTGTAATCGGATTTTCGTTTGTCGGTTCGTTAATTCTTTTAAAAATTACCGATTTAATTTCGCCGCTGGGGGTTACCCGCGAAGAAGAAATTGCCGGCTTGGATTTAACCCAGCACGGCGAGCAAGTACTAGCTAGCGTATAA
- a CDS encoding alpha/beta hydrolase family protein: protein MKKYTKIASWWLLLQVLVLFGCESDDSGDKVDPKPDGSELFVSAEVKSTVPKIVLQGLAATSGYGQFAQLIKYDVAFYRFTYKTTYRDNLINVSGLLAIPQNTPTPPALLSAQHGTMFKDTDAPSNFPASFTGFELFAAAGYVTLIPDFIGYGISKEIFHPYYDQKLSALSVVDMLKAAKYYLKNQNIATNNNLFLVGYSEGGYVTMAAQKEIETNPDHDLTITAAAAGAGGYDLTGMLSGIASTTTYANPAFLAFIIQAYNTTYDWKRPLTDFFQEPYAANIPALLDGTKDIDAINQGLTTSPAALFNPTFYTNLANPAGETVLKKALTDNSFLDWVPKSPTRLYHGTADESVFYQTSESTFNRFKNAGATNVEFIPIPGGMHRTSIAPMMADALPWIESLNK from the coding sequence ATGAAGAAATATACAAAAATTGCCAGTTGGTGGCTTTTGCTGCAGGTTTTAGTTTTGTTTGGTTGCGAATCCGATGACTCGGGCGATAAGGTAGATCCAAAGCCGGATGGGAGTGAGCTTTTTGTATCGGCTGAGGTAAAAAGTACGGTCCCTAAAATTGTGTTACAAGGTTTAGCCGCAACTTCGGGTTATGGTCAGTTTGCCCAACTCATTAAGTACGATGTTGCTTTTTACCGCTTTACCTACAAAACCACCTACCGCGATAATTTGATTAATGTATCCGGGTTGCTGGCCATTCCGCAGAACACGCCCACACCGCCGGCCTTGCTGAGCGCGCAACACGGTACCATGTTTAAAGATACCGACGCGCCTTCTAACTTTCCGGCCAGCTTTACGGGTTTTGAGTTGTTTGCTGCGGCTGGTTACGTTACCTTGATTCCGGATTTTATTGGTTACGGCATCTCTAAAGAAATCTTTCACCCGTACTACGACCAGAAACTATCGGCCCTTTCGGTGGTGGATATGTTAAAGGCCGCCAAGTATTATTTAAAAAACCAAAACATTGCCACCAATAATAACTTATTTTTAGTAGGCTACTCCGAAGGCGGTTACGTAACCATGGCCGCTCAGAAAGAAATAGAAACCAACCCCGACCATGATTTAACTATAACGGCCGCTGCGGCTGGTGCTGGTGGTTACGATCTAACCGGTATGTTATCCGGCATAGCCAGCACTACCACTTACGCCAACCCGGCTTTCCTGGCTTTTATCATACAGGCGTATAATACCACCTACGACTGGAAACGCCCATTAACCGACTTTTTTCAGGAGCCTTACGCTGCTAATATTCCAGCTTTATTAGACGGAACCAAAGATATTGACGCCATTAACCAAGGCTTAACTACTAGCCCAGCCGCTTTGTTTAATCCTACTTTCTACACTAACTTAGCCAACCCAGCCGGCGAAACTGTTCTTAAAAAAGCGTTAACCGATAATAGTTTCCTGGATTGGGTACCCAAGAGCCCGACGCGTCTGTACCATGGTACCGCCGACGAATCGGTTTTTTATCAAACTTCCGAATCTACCTTTAACCGGTTTAAAAACGCCGGCGCTACCAACGTCGAGTTTATTCCAATTCCAGGCGGCATGCACCGTACCAGCATAGCCCCCATGATGGCCGATGCCCTACCCTGGATTGAGTCGCTGAATAAGTAA
- the gyrB gene encoding DNA topoisomerase (ATP-hydrolyzing) subunit B, giving the protein MSEVQERKATDYSADSIQVLEGLEAVRKRPAMYIGDIGIKGLHHLVWEVVDNSIDEALAGYCDTIDVTINTDNSITVSDNGRGIPTDFHQKEGRSALEVVMTVLHAGGKFDKDTYKVSGGLHGVGVSCVNALSTDLKVTVRRNGKKFEQAYKIGIPQYDVREIGETEEHGTTVHFKPDDTIFTSTEYKYDTIASRLRELSFLNKGIRINLQDLRELDADGKPLAESFYSEGGLREFVTYLEETRENLIPEPIYVESEKNNIPIEIALQYNSSYTENIFSYVNNINTIEGGTHVAGFRRALTRTLKAYADRSGMLDKAKVDIQGDDFREGLTAVISVKVAEPQFEGQTKTKLGNSDVMGAVDTAVGEMLNQFLEENPREARIIIQKVVLAAQARYAARKAREMVQRKSVLSGTGLPGKLADCADSEPANCEIYLVEGDSAGGSAKQGRDRKFQAILPLRGKILNVEKAQEHRIYENDEIKNMITALGVSFGTPEDHKALNLEKLRYHRIIIMTDADIDGSHIRTLILTFFFRYMRELIDNGYIYIALPPLYLVKKGKEERYCWTEQDRIEAVQELGKGKEDSVNVQRYKGLGEMNPEQLWTTTMRPETRSLKQVTIESAAEADHLFSMLMGDEVAPRRDFIERNAKYANIDA; this is encoded by the coding sequence ATGAGTGAAGTTCAAGAAAGAAAAGCGACTGATTATTCGGCAGATAGTATACAGGTTTTAGAAGGTTTAGAAGCCGTCCGGAAACGTCCGGCCATGTATATTGGCGATATTGGTATTAAAGGTCTTCATCATTTAGTGTGGGAGGTTGTTGATAATAGTATTGATGAAGCTTTAGCGGGCTACTGCGATACCATCGACGTTACAATAAATACAGATAATTCTATTACCGTATCGGATAATGGCCGGGGTATTCCCACCGATTTTCACCAGAAAGAAGGCCGCTCGGCGCTGGAGGTGGTAATGACGGTGTTGCACGCCGGCGGTAAATTTGATAAAGATACCTACAAAGTTTCGGGTGGTTTGCACGGCGTAGGGGTATCCTGCGTAAACGCCCTTTCTACTGATTTAAAAGTAACCGTTCGGCGCAACGGTAAAAAGTTTGAACAAGCCTACAAAATTGGGATTCCGCAGTACGACGTGCGGGAAATTGGCGAAACCGAAGAACACGGTACTACCGTGCACTTTAAACCCGATGATACGATTTTTACCAGTACCGAGTACAAGTACGATACCATTGCCAGCCGTTTGCGCGAGTTATCTTTTTTAAATAAAGGCATTCGTATTAACCTGCAGGATTTACGCGAGTTAGATGCCGACGGCAAACCATTAGCCGAGTCTTTTTATTCCGAAGGTGGTTTACGGGAGTTTGTTACGTACTTAGAAGAAACTCGCGAAAATTTAATTCCGGAACCAATCTACGTTGAAAGCGAAAAAAATAACATTCCGATTGAAATTGCTTTACAGTACAATTCGTCTTACACCGAGAATATTTTCTCGTACGTAAACAACATTAATACCATTGAGGGCGGTACGCACGTAGCTGGTTTCCGGCGGGCGCTTACCCGTACCTTAAAGGCCTACGCCGATCGGTCGGGTATGCTGGATAAAGCCAAAGTAGATATTCAGGGCGATGACTTCCGGGAAGGTTTAACCGCCGTTATTTCGGTAAAAGTGGCCGAGCCGCAGTTCGAAGGCCAGACTAAAACCAAACTGGGTAACTCCGATGTAATGGGAGCGGTAGATACCGCCGTAGGCGAAATGCTAAACCAGTTTCTGGAAGAAAACCCGCGCGAAGCCCGTATTATTATTCAGAAAGTAGTATTGGCGGCCCAGGCCCGTTATGCGGCGCGTAAAGCCCGCGAAATGGTGCAACGCAAAAGCGTATTGTCCGGCACTGGTTTGCCTGGTAAACTCGCTGACTGCGCCGACTCGGAACCTGCCAATTGCGAAATTTACCTGGTAGAGGGTGACTCGGCGGGTGGTTCGGCCAAGCAAGGTCGCGATCGTAAATTTCAGGCTATTCTGCCTTTACGGGGTAAAATCCTGAACGTAGAAAAAGCCCAGGAACACCGGATTTACGAAAACGACGAAATCAAAAACATGATTACGGCTCTGGGAGTAAGTTTTGGTACCCCGGAAGACCATAAAGCCTTAAACTTAGAAAAACTACGCTATCACCGCATTATCATCATGACGGATGCGGACATCGACGGTTCCCACATCCGGACTTTGATCTTGACTTTCTTTTTCCGGTACATGCGCGAGTTGATTGATAATGGGTACATCTACATTGCGTTGCCACCGTTGTATTTGGTTAAAAAAGGCAAAGAAGAACGTTATTGCTGGACCGAGCAAGACCGGATTGAAGCAGTTCAGGAATTAGGCAAAGGCAAAGAAGACAGCGTAAACGTACAGCGCTACAAAGGTTTGGGTGAAATGAACCCCGAGCAGCTCTGGACCACTACCATGCGTCCCGAAACCCGCAGTTTAAAGCAAGTAACCATCGAGTCAGCGGCCGAAGCCGATCATTTGTTTTCGATGCTGATGGGCGACGAAGTAGCCCCTCGCCGCGACTTTATCGAACGTAATGCCAAATATGCTAACATCGACGCGTAA
- a CDS encoding (Fe-S)-binding protein yields the protein MMAKPVVDIFIPCFIDQLYPETGLNMVKVLERVGCDVRYNPNQTCCGQPAYNAGFLDESCQVAHKFLDDFSAETSDYIVSPSASCVGMVRNAYADMFVTTSKFINYRNMERKVFEFTEFLVDVLLIDTVPGARLDGTVTYHDSCSALRECGIKEAPRRLLQNVTGLQLLEMPETDTCCGFGGTFAVKFESISVAMAEQKVENALTTGANYIVSTDTSCLMHLDGYIQRNNKPIKTMHIADVLASGW from the coding sequence ATGATGGCGAAACCTGTAGTTGATATATTTATTCCTTGTTTTATAGACCAATTGTATCCGGAAACCGGCTTAAACATGGTAAAAGTGCTGGAAAGGGTAGGTTGCGACGTGCGTTATAACCCTAACCAAACCTGTTGCGGGCAACCTGCCTACAATGCCGGTTTTTTAGATGAAAGCTGCCAGGTGGCGCACAAATTTCTAGATGATTTTTCCGCCGAAACTTCGGATTATATTGTTAGCCCCTCGGCTTCGTGCGTGGGTATGGTGCGCAACGCCTACGCCGATATGTTTGTGACTACCTCTAAGTTTATTAACTACCGCAACATGGAACGCAAGGTATTTGAGTTTACCGAGTTTCTGGTGGATGTGTTGTTAATTGATACTGTGCCGGGAGCCCGTTTAGATGGTACTGTTACCTACCACGATTCGTGCAGCGCTTTGCGCGAATGCGGCATTAAAGAAGCGCCCCGGCGCCTGCTCCAGAATGTAACTGGTTTGCAATTATTAGAAATGCCCGAAACGGATACCTGCTGTGGTTTTGGGGGAACATTCGCGGTTAAGTTTGAGTCTATTTCGGTGGCCATGGCCGAGCAAAAAGTAGAAAACGCGTTAACCACCGGAGCCAACTACATTGTATCTACCGATACCAGTTGCCTGATGCACCTGGATGGTTACATTCAACGGAACAATAAACCCATTAAAACCATGCACATTGCCGATGTGCTGGCTAGTGGCTGGTAG
- a CDS encoding Ppx/GppA phosphatase family protein, which produces MKLAAIDIGSNAIRCQISNVFIYHNNPVFKRIEYIRYPMKLGQDVFATGVISEARETKFIKFLHALKLLMEVHEVDHYLVCATSAMRMAQNAPEVIKRVYDLLDMRIEVIDGFSEAEYINKVIHNLLDDKNYLHIDVGGGSTEFNVYVNHQKVASQSFELGSIRQLQQDGRSEIWGVMKEWVKENARKNNVTRAVGTGGNINKIYELAGKMAGKPIFKKQIEEIVDQLENMTMEERQTILLLNPDRADVIVPAARIYLSAMQWARVESMLVPTVGLKDGMLQALYEKHKAEVTPI; this is translated from the coding sequence TTGAAATTAGCCGCTATAGATATTGGGTCCAATGCGATCCGGTGCCAGATTTCCAACGTTTTTATTTACCACAATAATCCGGTATTTAAACGCATCGAATACATCCGGTATCCCATGAAGCTGGGCCAGGATGTGTTTGCCACCGGGGTAATTTCGGAAGCCCGCGAAACTAAATTTATTAAATTTTTGCACGCCCTGAAGCTGCTTATGGAGGTACACGAAGTAGACCATTATCTGGTTTGTGCCACCTCGGCCATGCGTATGGCGCAAAACGCCCCGGAGGTAATTAAACGCGTTTACGATTTACTGGATATGCGGATTGAAGTAATTGATGGTTTTAGCGAAGCGGAGTACATTAACAAAGTAATACATAACTTACTCGACGATAAAAATTACCTGCACATTGATGTGGGTGGCGGTAGCACCGAGTTTAACGTGTACGTGAACCACCAAAAAGTAGCCTCGCAATCGTTTGAGTTAGGTTCTATCCGGCAATTGCAACAAGATGGCCGCAGCGAAATATGGGGCGTTATGAAAGAATGGGTAAAAGAAAATGCCCGTAAAAACAACGTAACCCGCGCCGTAGGCACCGGTGGTAACATTAACAAGATTTACGAGCTAGCCGGTAAAATGGCCGGTAAACCCATCTTTAAAAAGCAAATAGAAGAAATTGTAGACCAGCTGGAAAACATGACCATGGAAGAACGGCAAACCATTTTGCTTTTAAACCCCGACCGGGCCGATGTGATTGTACCGGCGGCCCGGATTTATTTGTCGGCGATGCAATGGGCCCGGGTAGAGAGCATGCTGGTACCTACCGTGGGTTTAAAAGATGGTATGTTGCAAGCCCTGTACGAAAAGCACAAAGCCGAAGTAACTCCCATTTAA
- the dapA gene encoding 4-hydroxy-tetrahydrodipicolinate synthase yields MKILRGTGVALITPFTQDLAVDYDSLKKLLHFNLEGGVDYLVVNGTTAESPTLTDTEKIEILTYVKDFAAGRVPVVFGIGGNSTHQVVDVIRRTDFTGVTAILSVSPYYNKPTQQGLYQHYLEIANASPVPVILYNVPGRTVINLTAETTLKLAKHPNIIGIKEASGNLEQCLQIVKHKPADFMLISGDDMLTVPLISVGAEGVISVLGNAFPEKYCQMVKLALDHNFPEATKLLLDFTEINPLMYEESNPVGIKAVLEILGIARPYVRLPLLEATMALKTKLQKLL; encoded by the coding sequence ATGAAAATATTACGCGGCACCGGAGTAGCGCTTATTACCCCCTTCACCCAGGACTTAGCCGTTGATTATGACAGTTTAAAAAAGCTGCTCCATTTTAATTTGGAAGGTGGCGTGGATTATTTAGTGGTAAATGGTACTACCGCCGAATCGCCTACACTAACGGATACCGAAAAGATAGAAATTTTGACCTACGTAAAAGATTTTGCGGCCGGTAGAGTTCCTGTTGTTTTTGGCATTGGCGGCAACAGTACCCATCAAGTGGTAGATGTTATCCGGCGCACCGATTTTACCGGAGTTACAGCCATTCTTTCGGTAAGCCCCTATTACAATAAACCTACGCAGCAAGGCCTATACCAGCATTACCTAGAAATAGCGAATGCCAGCCCGGTTCCGGTTATTTTGTACAACGTGCCCGGCCGAACCGTTATCAATTTAACCGCTGAAACAACGCTAAAATTAGCCAAGCACCCCAATATTATCGGGATAAAAGAAGCTTCGGGTAATCTGGAACAGTGCCTACAAATAGTAAAGCATAAACCCGCCGATTTTATGCTGATCAGCGGCGACGACATGCTTACGGTACCTTTAATCTCCGTTGGGGCCGAAGGCGTTATCTCGGTTCTTGGCAATGCTTTTCCCGAAAAATATTGCCAGATGGTAAAACTGGCTCTGGACCATAACTTTCCGGAAGCTACGAAATTACTGCTGGATTTTACCGAAATTAACCCGCTGATGTACGAAGAAAGCAATCCGGTTGGCATTAAAGCAGTCCTGGAGATTTTAGGCATTGCCCGCCCGTATGTACGTTTACCATTACTGGAAGCTACTATGGCTTTAAAAACCAAGTTGCAGAAGCTACTGTAA
- the ppk1 gene encoding polyphosphate kinase 1 — MNPNKVSDQIRKSKYISRDLSWLRFNYRVLDQVKDASKSIFDRLKFLAITSSNLDEFFMIRVGSLYNYIDYGKERVDYSGLRELPFRKKLFEFAHRFVNDAYFTYNNELVPLFNKNGFDICKIDSLTEVEQKKVDRYFKDTIYPLLTPMMYDNYHGFPLLMNQILIFGVVTKTNDENKLQQRLTFVQIPQNLARFFEIQRKDKIIFVPIEEIIRWRIGKLFRNVEIVSIDLFRITRNGDFTLEESDDIDADFIQEIKLKLKTRKKGRVVRLEIEKNPSPYMMKVLKERWAIDNSNIFTLNNLVDLKGLWQIIKHNQFRDKLFRQPSPVSPFSLPVEEVNEDLFDYLKDHDVLLHHPYNSIEPVVSLLEKAAEDPYVLGIKQTIYRLADQSRVSAALLKAAENGKNVSVLFEVKARFDEERNIKEGERLEKAGCFVIYGVSKYKTHTKMMMIIRKEGEKVTRYVHIGSGNYNEQTSKLYTDISLLTTNETYAHDVSEFFNVITGHSLPNDYEYLITAPKDMRLQIAELIRSEARNARRGLPSGIVMKMNSLEDKEIIDELYRASKAGVPIKLIVRGICCLRPGRKSLSENISVSSIVGEYLEHTRLFYFHNNNEPKVFGGSADMMVRSFDRRIEALFLIVDEQLKKEAITILKYNLKDNKNTYVMREDGAYIKKQEPGDTFNLHQEFYKLTPEKLEDSVSLHQYLQQKTVIPAYPRAADGKNISHADDITDEGSEPDDEVDLTDEELEAVSNPEPEAGLE; from the coding sequence ATGAATCCGAATAAAGTTTCCGACCAAATCCGTAAAAGTAAATACATTAGCCGCGATTTAAGCTGGCTACGGTTTAATTACCGGGTGCTCGACCAGGTAAAAGATGCTTCCAAAAGCATTTTCGACCGGCTCAAGTTTTTGGCGATTACATCTTCTAACCTCGATGAGTTTTTCATGATCCGGGTAGGGAGCTTGTATAACTACATCGATTACGGCAAAGAGCGGGTAGATTATTCGGGTTTACGGGAGCTACCTTTCCGGAAAAAGCTGTTTGAGTTTGCGCACCGGTTCGTAAACGATGCGTACTTTACCTACAACAACGAGTTAGTGCCGCTTTTCAACAAAAACGGTTTCGATATTTGCAAAATTGATAGTTTAACGGAAGTAGAGCAAAAAAAAGTAGACCGGTATTTTAAAGATACCATTTACCCTTTGCTCACCCCCATGATGTACGACAACTACCATGGGTTTCCGTTGCTCATGAACCAGATTCTTATTTTTGGCGTGGTTACCAAAACCAACGACGAAAATAAGCTGCAGCAACGCCTTACGTTTGTACAAATTCCGCAGAATTTGGCCCGCTTTTTTGAAATCCAGCGCAAAGACAAAATCATATTTGTGCCCATCGAGGAAATTATTCGCTGGCGCATTGGTAAGCTATTCCGAAACGTAGAAATTGTTTCCATCGACCTTTTCCGGATTACCCGTAACGGCGATTTTACCCTTGAAGAAAGCGATGATATTGATGCGGACTTTATTCAGGAAATAAAATTAAAATTAAAAACCCGGAAAAAAGGCCGGGTAGTGCGGCTGGAAATTGAAAAAAATCCGTCGCCGTACATGATGAAGGTTTTAAAGGAACGCTGGGCCATTGATAACAGCAACATTTTTACCCTGAACAACCTCGTAGACCTGAAAGGCTTATGGCAAATTATTAAACACAATCAATTCCGGGATAAGCTTTTCCGGCAACCTTCGCCGGTGTCGCCTTTTTCGTTACCCGTAGAGGAAGTAAACGAAGACTTATTCGATTATTTAAAAGACCACGATGTGCTGCTGCACCATCCGTACAACAGCATTGAGCCCGTGGTAAGCCTCCTGGAAAAAGCGGCCGAAGACCCGTACGTATTGGGAATTAAGCAAACCATTTACCGATTAGCCGATCAGTCGCGGGTATCGGCGGCTTTACTTAAAGCTGCTGAAAACGGGAAAAACGTGTCGGTGTTGTTTGAAGTAAAAGCCCGTTTCGACGAAGAACGAAACATTAAAGAAGGCGAACGGCTGGAAAAAGCCGGGTGCTTTGTTATCTATGGGGTGAGTAAATACAAAACGCACACCAAAATGATGATGATCATCCGGAAAGAAGGGGAGAAGGTAACGCGGTACGTGCACATTGGCAGCGGTAATTACAACGAACAAACCAGCAAGTTGTACACCGATATTAGTTTGCTAACTACCAACGAAACCTACGCCCACGATGTGTCGGAATTTTTTAACGTTATTACGGGCCATTCTTTACCCAACGATTACGAATACCTGATTACTGCTCCCAAGGATATGCGCCTGCAAATAGCCGAACTTATCCGGTCGGAAGCGCGCAATGCCCGCCGCGGTTTGCCGAGTGGTATTGTGATGAAAATGAACTCGCTGGAGGATAAAGAAATTATTGATGAATTGTACCGGGCATCCAAAGCAGGTGTGCCGATAAAGTTAATTGTGCGGGGCATTTGCTGTTTGCGGCCGGGCCGGAAATCGCTGAGCGAAAATATTTCGGTTTCGTCGATTGTGGGTGAGTACCTGGAGCATACCCGGTTATTTTACTTCCATAATAACAACGAGCCCAAAGTTTTTGGCGGCAGCGCCGACATGATGGTGCGCAGTTTCGATCGCCGCATTGAAGCTTTGTTTTTAATCGTAGATGAACAACTCAAAAAAGAAGCGATTACAATTTTAAAATATAATTTAAAAGACAACAAAAACACTTACGTGATGCGCGAAGATGGGGCCTACATTAAAAAACAGGAACCCGGAGATACCTTTAACCTGCACCAGGAGTTTTATAAGCTAACCCCTGAAAAATTAGAAGATAGCGTATCGTTGCACCAGTACTTGCAGCAGAAAACCGTTATTCCGGCTTATCCCCGAGCCGCTGATGGCAAAAACATTTCTCACGCAGATGATATCACAGACGAAGGCTCAGAGCCAGATGATGAAGTAGACTTAACCGACGAAGAACTGGAGGCCGTTTCTAACCCAGAGCCGGAAGCCGGGTTAGAGTAA
- a CDS encoding beta/alpha barrel domain-containing protein, with the protein MKLIECPRDAMQGFFRNIPTATKISYLQQLLAVGFDTLDFGSYVSPKAIPQMADTPQVLEALNLSASTTQLLAIVANVRGAEQAALQEKITCLGYPLSLSETFQQRNTRRSIQEAFTDVAQIQELCYRHHKTLVIYLSMGFGNPYQEPWNPDLVVAFTQKLINLKISIISLSDTVGIAQPADIQELFSYLIPAFPEVEFGAHLHVQPHNWQEKVAAAVAAGCQRFDGALRGFGGCPMATDHLTGNLATENLVAYFENIAVPLKINKQAFRSALTLAETVFIP; encoded by the coding sequence ATGAAACTAATTGAATGCCCCCGCGATGCCATGCAAGGGTTTTTTCGTAACATTCCTACTGCCACTAAAATTAGCTATTTGCAGCAATTACTGGCCGTTGGTTTTGATACCCTGGATTTCGGGAGTTACGTTTCGCCGAAGGCTATTCCGCAAATGGCCGATACGCCGCAGGTGTTAGAAGCTTTAAATTTAAGCGCCAGCACTACCCAATTATTAGCCATTGTGGCCAACGTACGCGGTGCCGAACAAGCTGCTCTGCAGGAAAAAATCACCTGCCTCGGTTATCCTTTATCTTTATCCGAAACTTTTCAGCAACGAAATACCCGCCGCTCTATCCAGGAGGCTTTTACGGACGTGGCCCAAATTCAGGAGTTATGTTACCGGCACCATAAAACACTGGTTATTTACTTATCCATGGGCTTCGGTAACCCGTACCAGGAACCTTGGAATCCTGATTTGGTGGTAGCGTTTACACAGAAATTAATAAATTTAAAAATTTCAATTATTTCGCTTTCCGATACGGTAGGCATAGCGCAACCTGCTGATATTCAAGAATTATTTAGTTATTTAATTCCTGCTTTTCCAGAAGTTGAGTTTGGCGCGCATTTGCACGTGCAGCCGCATAACTGGCAAGAGAAAGTGGCGGCGGCGGTAGCCGCCGGATGCCAGCGATTTGATGGGGCTTTAAGAGGATTTGGGGGCTGCCCCATGGCTACGGATCACCTGACGGGTAATCTGGCAACCGAAAATTTGGTGGCTTATTTCGAAAATATTGCCGTACCTTTGAAAATTAATAAACAAGCTTTTAGATCGGCGCTAACCCTGGCCGAAACTGTTTTTATTCCCTGA